A window of Fusarium musae strain F31 chromosome 1, whole genome shotgun sequence genomic DNA:
CGGTACGAGCTTGCGCGCCTGTTGTCCTTCCGCTTTGGCTTGTAAAACAAGAGAGCGAGTCAGAAGATCAAAGGCATCTTTACCAGTTACTGCGCCACAGAGGACTGCCCAAATTTGACAATGTTCACTATAATGGTTGTGCGTCGCCAATGAAGAGAGACCATCCGTGAAATAAGTACCATCGAAGAAGTGGTTTTTGATGGCTTGGACGATTAACTCAGCTTGATGGTTGTGTTTATCTGCGAGTGATGCCCTGCCCAGACACAATTCGAGAGAACTGAGCTTCTGTAGAGTATATGCGAACAACTAATTCGTGTAGGTCAAATAACCAGTATCCTTTGCGGCGGGTGGAACCGCAAATGGCGTATTAGTTCAGTCGAGTCAACAAATTCCCAGTCGCCAGCTATTGAGAAGCGCGGAGGAGCCCGGTTTCTTGGCTAAGACAACTGCTGAAGGTGTATAGAATAGCATCAACGATGGATAAGAAGCCAGATACGAACTCTCTATCGCCAAACTGCTCATAATGTTCTGTAACCATACATATccagaaaagagaaaaatggGAAATAACCTGCAGATGGTGGCAAGGAGCACGACTTGCTTCCAATCCGAATTTGGGCTGAAAAGAGTTGTAGAGCTGTAAGATTGCTTGGCGTGCGAGTCGATCATCTCGGGAGACCAAATAGGTGAAGAGTGCTGAGCTTCTTGTATCCATGGCGTACTGAAGTTGCTCATAGAATTGGCAATCCTCATAGCAGTCATGCATACAATTCTCCAGAGTGCGTAAGCTCACCTCCCAGAGTTTAGGAAACCATGATGGATTttcatcctcaatctcaactcTGGGAAAGGTGGCTAACACCTTTAAGGGGTAATTTGTTTTGGTGATATCAATGCCATTCAGAATAAGGTCCGAGGCCGGAGCAACATACATATCCATGGCAAGGTATCGAAATGTCTGGAAGTGAAAGGACCGAAGGTTTCATCATTGGCTTCAGCAATGCCACATTGAACCAAACCTTGATCTGGATGGGAACCCCCGAAGATATACTGATCTTTCGGCCCCACAATAGATCTTGAAGTGTCGGATCTGTCTCCCTTCATTCGCTTAAATGGTAGCTTAGCAGACGCCTCCTCATAACCTTCAGACCATGTGATGTCCAGCTTGCTACCGCCGGTTGACGGTCTAGCGAAACGGAAGTCGACAAAGGCTGTTATGTGATAAGGTACCTCGAGCTTGACATGAGGTATACTATGCCAAAGCAAAAGCAGCCCGCGGAGAGGTGGATTTCGCCCATTGTCAGTCAATGAAGCTGCCTACAGACTGGCGTCACTTGGTTATTGGTCACACGAGAACGCTACTATCACACGACGAGGGAACCGACACATGGGAAGTGCGGATATTTGCTCAGCCAATTTGATATAGAATCATGAGATTTTCTGTGCCCTCAGCCATCATCCATAGTGGAGATACCAGTGTCCAGCGGTGGTGATTCCAGACGTACAATCCACTCAAGATACATCCTCGCATCTGCACTCTCAGCACCCCAATACTTAAGTGCAATTTTAAACTTCTGCATGCTGGGCTCCCAGAATGGAAACAGTCTAAACCCTTTATACCACTCTTTGCTCGTGGGGGAGTCGCAGACCCTGTCAGTCGAGCTTTATAGCTCTTCAGCTGGTCAGGTGACGTGTTCATCTTGATTAGAGTTGCTTAAGATACTGCAGCTTAAAGGTAACCTTATTGATTAAGTTTACTAAGGttttagtctagctagagactttatagttgaTACTTTTGTGGCTGTTATTGGAATATCTGGATCCCATTTATTGGTCGTTACTGGGtcaaggctataaaataccACTCTTTGCTGCAGCTATGATCTCCAACGCCGCACATGTACAGTAACGAATACCAAGCCAAGTTCCGAGATGTCGATGTGTAGTTAGTCCATGGGTCACAAGGAATCTATCGATCCGGAGAGCTCTATTTGCAAGGTCGATTGCCTGAGCTCGCAGCGGCATGGATAATCCATCGAGGCCTCGATGAAGAATGAAGTGGAGAGCAGGCCTGCTCAGTGTGTGGCGAATGATGATCAATCGGAGCCTCAAGTATTCTCGCAAGTCATCGGGAGAATGGCCGGACTCGTCGGTCTCAAAGGTGATAGAATCCGGAAGATTAATGAAATCTAGCATGATCTGGTTGTCTAGATCTGCCAGGGTGTTGAGAATGTCTCGGTAGAATGACTCGAGGTCCACACTCTCTGGTTGGTGCTGCTCTGCCTGTTGAGTGGCAAAGAATGATTCGATTAGGATTTCCAGCTTTCGAAGTGAGATGTCTGTCAGATAGTACATCCAGCTCTGCTCGTGCTGTACGGCCAACGAATAAGA
This region includes:
- a CDS encoding hypothetical protein (EggNog:ENOG41) is translated as MCKDMLTKSLGRSAILQATLRSTKKPDNAHRKLFWSCLKTERFTSTSEREVASELGLEIANAKLIQYENQSSLLPDLEPSWSSPSAKGDKSYSLAVQHEQSWMYYLTDISLRKLEILIESFFATQQAEQHQPESVDLESFYRDILNTLADLDNQIMLDFINLPDSITFETDESGHSPDDLREYLRLRLIIIRHTLSRPALHFILHRGLDGLSMPLRAQAIDLANRALRIDRFLVTHGLTTHRHLGTWLGIRYCTCAALEIIAAAKSGIL